A genomic region of Sarcophilus harrisii chromosome 6, mSarHar1.11, whole genome shotgun sequence contains the following coding sequences:
- the ATP5ME gene encoding ATP synthase subunit e, mitochondrial, whose protein sequence is MVAPVNVSPLIKVGRYSALLLGIVYGTNRYAYLKPRAEKERKLEAERKKKEEEMRKVQQQLEEARGDTILK, encoded by the exons ATGGTGGCGCCCGTGAATGTCTCCCCTCTGATCAAG GTGGGACGGTATTCGGCCCTGCTCTTGGGCATAGTGTACGGAACGAACCGCTATG cCTACCTGAAGCCCCGGGCAGAAAAAGAACGGAAActagaagcagagagaaaaaagaaggaagaagaaatgaggaaagttcAGCAGCAATTGGAAGAAG CCCGAGGCGACACCATATTGAAATAA